A single region of the Streptomyces sp. AM 4-1-1 genome encodes:
- a CDS encoding VOC family protein → MFNAITHSQIYVLDQDEALDFYVGKLGLEVVADIDMGSMRWLTVSTPGHPERQVLLEKPGAPAMSEETAEQVRELVTKGAGGGWLILTTDDCRKTYETLLGRGVEFTEEPTDRPYGIDCGLRDPFGNRLRFTQLKG, encoded by the coding sequence ATGTTCAACGCCATCACGCACTCGCAGATTTACGTCCTCGACCAGGACGAAGCCCTCGACTTCTACGTCGGCAAGCTGGGCCTGGAGGTCGTCGCCGACATCGACATGGGCTCCATGCGCTGGCTGACCGTCAGCACCCCCGGCCACCCCGAGCGGCAGGTCCTCCTGGAGAAGCCGGGCGCTCCGGCGATGTCGGAGGAGACGGCGGAGCAGGTCCGCGAACTGGTCACCAAGGGAGCGGGGGGTGGCTGGCTCATCCTCACCACGGACGACTGCCGCAAGACGTACGAGACGCTGCTGGGCCGGGGCGTCGAGTTCACGGAGGAGCCCACCGACCGGCCGTACGGCATCGACTGCGGCCTCCGCGACCCCTTCGGCAACCGACTCCGCTTCACCCAGCTGAAGGGCTGA